Part of the Perca fluviatilis chromosome 22, GENO_Pfluv_1.0, whole genome shotgun sequence genome, tcaccagCACTCTGTGAACTTACCTCTCCTTACAAATGGACACTTCTTGCACAGGATAATGATCTTGGTGCTCATCGTCTTTCCTGCCTGCTGGATGGCCAGAGTGCCTTCTTTATAAACGTTGATTATAGAGATGGTGGCGTACATACTTCCTCCTCTCATCACCGCAGTAATGACAGTCCCGGTTATCACTGTCAtgggcacacacatacatgcatgacAAATGAACCCATACTGAAAACCCACTAAAATAGTACATCACATAATGACAATATATTTGCCCTTGCTATACACAATACCTGACACACTTCCTCATAAACAATAAAGCCTAGACATTGATAAAgagatttcatttttattaaaagaAACTTGGCAAGacatacaacaacacacaactcaGAAAACACATGAAGGATATCATTACTGTCATTTTAAGACTTTCAAAAGATAAGCATTTCCAAGATATGGCCCTGTCTGTGACAACGCCAAGTTAAATGTGTGATATCATAATTGTCCAGCAGACAGCTGAAATGTTTTGAGTCAGTGGAACTGAGGTCACACGAttctacatactatatacaatcaaagagagaaaacacataGCAACTGCTTTCATCTACACAattattttttctgttttaaacaCTGTAAGGCAAATGTGAAACTCCATGAGAAATCCTCTTAAAGGTTAATTTCTCTGAAAAAGAAAAGCTACCAACTTCTGTATCTCccagatcttttttttatttggttgtgCTAACAAACTGttaagggtgaagtttccgtcaTTTTCTGTTTAGTCTGACTGAGTCTCCAAATGTACTactgttttgttgtttggacaTTTGGCAGTGACAGCTGAGTGGACAgtggagccagtggagtgagAGGGAATCACGTTTCATTCAGCATGAACAGGATTCTTTACACTGATGGTACCAATATGTCTGGACTTCACATACTGTTTCATTTCCTGACAGGGATGAGAATAGCCAGAGGACTGCCTGTTTCAGTAATGTTATTGTATCTGATGCTTCTGTTACATAAACCAGTGAACTGCTTTTGACAATTGAAAGCGCACATATCTCATTGTTAGATTAAACAATACCAACAGTTATGACTTTAAGTGTTGATTCGACAAACTATTTTTAGTCTACCGCCTCGCTACTTCATCATGTAACACATTGTGTGCCGACTCTGCCACCACATCACGGTGATTTTTTTCCACATGCACCACCACGTCGCTTGCCTTTTTTTCTCAGTTCCTGATGCAAATCCAAGTGAACCCTTTGAAATGCCAATCTAACACATGTGGTAAACATCGCTAAGAGGAAAACATCAGAGAGAGAGTAGCAAACGGAGACCGAGCCTGAGTCAACGCGCTCAGTCATTTATTAACAGTTTACCCAAAGTCAGAggctgagtgtgtatgtgtgtgtttacactggAGGTAACTGTGTCCTACTGTATACACTCCTTCACTTCCTGACAGGCTATCAAGGAAGTCTTTGAGATGCGCAGTGAGAAATCAGAGGAGCAAAGATAGTGACATGATTAGGACTGTAAACTGCTTGTTAGGGGAGATTTGGCTGACGTAAATCTTTGAAGAATCTGTACTGTTAAGGTTCATACTCTGTATGTACAGTAACAGTAAATATGTTCAATAATGACCTTAGCAAAGCTGGGACATATTAGTTACTGTAGCTTATGTGGtttaaataaattgcaataagCACTGATGTTCTTACCAAAATTGCTGGAGCAGTAATTGCTCTCAAGTGTTCCCcatcttttgcatttctgctGGCACAGGGCTACAGAGTACTTTAGAGCTgtggaaacaaagaaaaaaaagaaaattaaacctCTGTAATTTTGCCTGCCAGTGACACAAGCATGTAGGTTATGGTTGCATCTATTTCTATTGTGGTTAACAGATTGTTCTCAGTAACATAAGAGTGTCTCCAAATAAATGGCTGCCTGTCAGCCTCAGAGACAATGTGCAGTGTGTAAAATAGCGAGATAATGTGACAAGGGAACATCTGTTTTTCGAGTTAGAGATGGTAAAGAGTCCATAAAGGACAGAACCAAGAAAATACAAGCTGACTGTCTAAATATTATTCTTACTGGAGAGGGAAAAGTCAGGAGTGATAAGCTAACAAGAAAGCGCTGTCGCATGATGGCATCATGGCAGGGAGGCACCGAAATAACCTGGCTTGACTaaggggaaaaaacaacagTGTGTGGAAAAGTGAGTTTGAGTATAAAAATGAGCGGTGATTGCGGGTGCGAACACATGCCCGCATTGTATATGAACTTGTGTTATGTGCACAAGAGAAAATATGAGGAAAAGACGTTTTAAGCATATGTTGTGTTTGAACATGTGCTGCTGTTGGCTGCATCTTTAATATAACCTGCAGTCTCCAGCAGGACAATGATGCATCACAACTGCATGtcagattgtgaagatccactATTTAGTTTGACCGTTTGTGTTCATAAAATGGGTAAAAGTGATCCGTTAAACAAAGATTATTTGTAATTATGTTAGCTATTTATCCACATGTACTGTAAAGCAGTTCTGATTCAGAACTCTTAAACAAAAGCAGTCTAAAGATGACTCTAGCAGTACACTTCACTTAGTTCTTTTTTTGCCCAGATCTGCTATCAGAAGCAGATTGCAGATGTCCCTCGTGTTTAAATTTAAAGATAAACCGCACATGTTGGCAAGAGAATCCAGTAGTACAAAGCCAGTATGTCTCATAGCTACGTCAACAAATACAGATGTTAGAAGACCTCTAGAGGTTTTTATTGGATAAGAGTTGCTACCTACGTATGGGCCTGGTGGTGACTGGCTGAGTGGTAGTGGTGGGTGGTATCGTGGTGGTGGGGAatttctttggtctgaacttgtAGTGTCCAATGAAGCCGTCTGCAGTTAGACTGAGATCTGACAGGAACTGGATGAGGAGCTGGTTCCCGTCTGAGAACACTGGCctgcaaacaaaaacacagactgaGTGTAAACTGAGAGGAATTCATAGGATGGATGGTTTTactgaaaataaaatcagaatcaCCTACGCTGGGGGGCTGTCTCCACAGTATTTGCCAATTCTCTTGGCGTCGTTGATTTCTGCCCCGTTGAAAATGGAAACATGGTCATAGCGGCAGTAGTTATCCCTTTCCACATCAAACTTTTCGAACTTGACTTCAATAATCTGCAGCAATAGACAAACCACAAAGAAAATCTTTCATCAAGCAAAAGCTTGCAATAGGGCTATCAGGGTAGGTTGTCTGATTAAAGGGTACCCTATCATTTGTGGGATGAATTACACATTGGCCCCTTTTAAAAGAGTACTCCACAGATTTAGCATTACACTGCTGTAATGATGTCAGACTCATGAAGGACAGTTTAAAAGAAGGATCAAAATCTACACAGCAGAACTAGAGATAccatctttttttattccaaacattcttcttccttgtcaaaacctgcCGCCTACATTACCTACAATGCAGGGGGTGTTATGCTagagccacaaaaggctttatacaacttttttcacatatgcaGTAGCGGTTCAATAGGCCAATTTGCCTAAATCTATATTCCTTTAAGAGTTGTTTGCTATCAGAACTTGACATATAACACCTCCTTTTATTAAGAAACATTAAGATGAATTCATGTTGAACTCTCAGACCTGGTTCTTTGGTGCCACTATGTGCCAGGAGCAGGTGACACCAGCTGGGTAGTCCTTCTCAGGCCAGTTGGGAGTTTTAAAAGTCCCAGAGGGCTTGTCCAATCTGCCTCCACAGTACTGTTCCCCTGAAGAGTAATTACTTAAGTTAATCTTGGGTAGTCATCAGGAATCTACAAAATATAATTCCTGTTGCTTATTCATCATCATTTTAGAATGCAGGAACGACATGTACATTATATGATCCTGCAATTAACCCCTACTGTAATAGTTGCTCTCGTAGCCTTCTTTGTCATTATGTGTACCCTATAAAGCAAGTCATTCATTAGTCCTGTGCAGTGAACAGTTTAAAAAAGACGGCATGCTTCCAACGTCCTCAAGCATCTGAGAAACATCAGTTCAATAACCACACAGACTGTGTGAGAAGAACTGAATCTCTCGAAGACATGTTTTCTTTGCAACATGTTGAAAGAAGAAGTACAATTTAGTACAGTCACAAGAATAGACACTTAACAAACGTTGTGCTGTACAGTTTTGACAATGCTCAGAGACTGCACGGCAACAGTCTATCTGCTACCATCCATTGTGTAAGAGCCAGGCAGGCAGGTTAACAGACATTGTCCATTGTACAGCTGTCAGCTCCTTGGGTACAGAGAACCTGCCATTAAAATTCCACAGAAACAGAAGACGTGAATTTGCAACcctgcagagaggaagaggctCATTCAACTCTAAGTTATACTTCTGACCTGTGGCTTCTACCAAAGTGCTTCAAGAAATGTCAGTGAGAAATTCCACATCATACTGCGAGAAGTGTTAAGATATTCTTCCCTTTTTGTCCACATGCTGGAACCTTAAACCCATACATAGCCTTGTTTCAGACACCCGAAACCCCCAAAGGTCACTGTTTTTACTGAGCAGAAGAAAAACTATACCTCCTTCTGTTTTACTGTGTGTATGCACGCCTGGAAAGTGTTAAGCAAAAGCTGAATTCTAATGAGGAGGGAATTTTTTTCTGCATGTCTGGGTATTGTGGTACCATGCAATGACCTCACTGAATCTACTCGTGTTATACAGCCTTGTTAATGTGCTTTTAAAAGACTGACCCTgtgccacacaaacacactcccagGCCAGTATCAGATTCCTTTACGGGGTGAAGTCATGGCTAAGACACAGTCTTAGTGTCTCTGTATTACGTGCTTGGGTAGCGGCAATATATTCTCTACACAGCTGATACCCTTGCAACCCTGGCACCTATGTGTAGGACAGCAAAATTAAGAGCCAGCATGCCAAAACTATTCTTCAAGCTTCTTCTTCCCATGTTTGCCTACCTCTCTCATGTGGGTGGGCAGCAGAGAAAACAGCCAGGAAGCCACTCCCAGCTGTGTTGGCATCAGATACCATCTGCAGGAGCATCTTGTTGCCCGTGGATACCAGGGCTCCTGGCTTGAACGTCCCACAGAAGCGACCAAGTCTTTGCACACTGATATGGCCACTGTAAACATCCACATAGTCATAGCGGCACAGGTTGTCGCTCTCCAAGTCAATAAAGCGGAATGACAGGACCACGACCTTTCCCTCAGGGACCTGCGTGGGAATTTACAGCAGGCATTAAGGGTTTAACATAATTACAATTATTGCTGAGAGcaataaaatgtcacaataGGTAGGCTACACACCTCCCATGAATGTTGGCTTGTTACTTCAATGATGTCCAGTAAAACAATCATCTCCACATGTGATTGTAGATACTAACAACATGTTTAACAGTAAGCCTGACTTATGTGGAGCAGGCAAAATGAAACTTGGCGCAGCCACATTATAAGTTTGATTGTTCAAATGGGCAGTAGCCTAATGTAAAGGAGCCAGTCAGGAAAACTGCCTTAAGCTGGCTGTGGTGAAGTATTTTTTGGAAGGAAATTAGGAGTTAGTGAATCATACTATTATATTGTGGAgctgtttgatgtgtttttagttGACAATGTATCCATCaattttatcattattattattctaggCTATATTAAGAAAGCAAAAGGTGAATTTGAAATTGGACTTACTGTAATCCTCCACACACATTTGGTATTTGGAGGGTAAACTCCTGGGTACCCCTGGCTCCCGATTACTCCAGAATCTCCTGTAATGTTCCCGCCGCATGTGAAGGTTGGTCTAAAGGGGGAAaagaatgttttcttttttcaaaatatcaaATAATGATGTGGTAAAACAATAAACATTATATAGGCTATGTGTTAACGACAGCCTGCGGTAGATATAACACAGATTTAATTCAGTGCGCCATATGTCCTGACTGGAGGCACTCCGGACTGCAGAATATTCCTCTAAATTTATAAACTCCAGTCCACTGACGCTGCTTCTCCACACGCTACATGAGATCGACACCTTGCTCACTCATAAAGCTTTCAAATCAATTGATGAAAAATTGTAAATAAAGGTGTACCTCCGCTGAGACTGCGCACAGACCTCTGTCAAGAACAGTAGACTCCATGCGCAAAAAATACTGCATGTTCTCCACATTGCTGGGTTAAGGGAGCAGGCGCTTCGCCGGTTTTCGCCCCGTGGCATGAATGGCATTGTGTTCTGCAGCTCAAACGGTGGAGTAAAGTAACCAGGAGTTCCTGCAGGGAGTTCCAGTAACTGCAAGCCGTAGAAGATGAATATAGTATTTGTTCTGTCTGGAAGGAGGGACGAAGCACAGGctgctgcttaaaaaaaaaaagaaaaaacattaaagacGCGTTGGGAGGGTGTGAGGTCTCACATTAGTTTCATACGGCACCtggcgtaaaaaaaaaaccttgaaggAAGTGGCATGAATAAACTTGACTCCAGACATACATGAATGGTTTGGCATTCCAAACAATATACCACCATACATATGGCAGATACTTGATAGGCTACCCAAGATCACTAACTCAGTGCCTGCAATGTGCGAAACACAGTAGGATAGTATCATACTGACCAGATGTGGAGTGATAGAGGACAACTGTGGCCTGTTCTATAATAAGAATGTGCATTTTACACTAGCTGATACATCATTATAAGTAGGTGTTTGAAATCGCCTAAGGTAGTGGGttgtcagaataagaaaattGATGCAGGTAGCCTAACGTAGAGAGCGAGAGCACCACCTACTGGACTAAATACGGCCCAGCTACTTGGTACATATTTTATTAGCTCAAATACACCGTTATCAATTAAATGACTGCGGATACAAATTGATCTGGCATTATGCACATCTCTAGCATATGTgacataacaaaaaaacaaaaaacaattggAATGGATGCTTTAAATGACCATGTAAAAAGAGATTACAATTTGCAATTCATTGCAATTTTCATACACTCAACTCAACTTTTGTAGGCATACCACTTTTCATGCAAGCATGCagtccaaagtgcttcacagacaaaatgaaaacaacacagttgaaaacaaaacaaaaacaaaacaaaaaatgagtAAGCCGTTGactaaaaattacaacaataagaCAATACGTTAAAAATCATGAAAGCCAGcagaataaaacaaacacagggaatgatataaaaaatacaaataattaaaacgTTTAAACTAATGATATAACATTACCCCAAATTGAAATTACACGGCTATTTGCGTTTTTTTGTTCATGTAAACATGACCACCAAAGAATGGCTGTAAATATAGGTTTAGCCAGAGccatgtctttctctatcactctgggtTTAGCCATCACTGGTTCGGTGATTGATTGTGTAGCCTGGAGTGCACGTTTGCCGCTATCTTCTAATCGATGATCGATTTTATTTTAGTTCAACAAAAGATGGCGGACCGAACGCCTGGTGGCTCTCAAAAAGCTAGCGCTAAGGTGAATTTACTGTTTTTACATGCATTAGCTATGTCTTATCTGTTGTAATGAAAACATTGTAAATAATATTATGAACCACAACGTTGACTATTTACATATGTATAGCCTGTAAGAGACTAGAGTCGCGAGTGTGCGCAACGGTGTTAGCTAACTACTAACACgctaaagctaacgttaccctttGGCCACACTGGCTAATTtagctaagctaaactaagcgATTTAACTAACGTTACCACAAGGAGTACTAGTCAGGGCAGTTGACCCTGAAATGAATAGTGTTTGCTAACCAGCTGATACGGATATAGTTAGTCTTCAGGACAACGTTTAGTTGATATGTGTTTGGATTTAGAAATAGTACATGTAATATTTTGGAACTCGGGCCTAACAATATTTTAGCCTTAGCTAGCTCCTTGTAACAGTCATTCAGTCGGTGGTGCTGCAGCAGATACCTGCTTGTTAGGCCTCTGGCTAATTTTGCTAAGTTGTCACTACTTCTGATGTCCGGCTGCAACTAACGTTACATAGAAAATACGCATTAAATGCAAAATACAGAATCACCATCAAAGGTATAGGCAATGATCGCAAACTACGATTGGACACTTGGCTAACCGTGTAGTGCGAGTTGCGTGTTGTTACGGCCATGGATCCCGCTTAATCTTCCTGTCAACATGATTGCTGTACGCTTTAGCAATCATCTGAATAATACTAACTTGGAACAACGACGTAAAGTGATCCGTGTGATGGCCTGGATATGAGGGCAGCAGAGACTGTTATTACTTTTAAAAGCATACTAGACTTAcctttttattctgttttttaagtaagctgtatttatttatgtttatttatctaTGCATTTCAGCCTGTTTTACTTCTTGGTGTATGTTGGTATATATATACCAAGTTGTAGTTTTTATCTATTTCTAAATCTGCCTCTGGTGTTTTCTTAGTGTAAATTGATGAGATTTAATAGTGTTTCCACagctcctgtttttatttttaatgaatgCTGTTATTGAGTGTGTTATTAATTACAAAGCCACTTATTGCTTTGTGTGGATTCTGGGAAGCACTTTGTGTTACATTTTTatgtatgaaaagtgctatacaaCTAAACTCTTGATTGATTGAAATGTTATATGCCCCACATTTAGAGTTGTATTGTGAAACTGTGAAATACCTTTTAAAGCCAGTCAACCATGCATTGTTTACATCAACAGGCGCTGCTTGAGAGCAAACTGAAGTCTTTCAGCATTGGTAAAATGGCAGTGGCAAAGAGGACCTTAAGCAAGAAGGAACAagatgaaataaagaaaaaagtaagTATTGGCTTCCTTTTTAGAGAATATTGTCTATTTGATCTGTGGTAACTGGGTACACATTGTGTAAAGATGTTTCTCTGTAAGttgatgtatgtatttatttacattgacACTGGCGTCTATGTTCAGGAGGATGAGCGGGCAGCAGCAGAGATTTATGAGGAGTTTCTTGCTGCTTTTGAAGGAGGAGGCGATGGCAAAGTCAAAGCCTTTGTCCGTGGTGGTATTGCAAATGCAACAAAAGGTACAATATTTCTTGTATTATTCCCAAATGAATTGAATAATATGTTTTGGCAAAAGCACAGTTCACAACATCCTCCATCCACGACTTGAAAAAGTGAAATGCTAATGTAAATGTAGTGGAATTCAGAACAAACACACTCTTTGACCTTTCAGAGGAGGCAGCTGCTGATGAGAAGAAAGGGAAATTGTACAAGCCCAAGTCACGTTTTGAGACCCAAACCCCAAAAAGCTTCTTGCCTTTGGAAACCCCACCTCAGTTTTTACCAGTAGACAAAAGACATGTAAGTATTACCACAGTCAACAAGTAGCCTTTCTTGTTACTGATGTAGTAAGTTGTGCTTTAAAACTTTGACTGTTGATATTATTTCCAAATGTGTATTTCAGCCTGTGAAGAAAAGtactgaaaaggaaaagaagaagagcaACTTGGAGCTATTCAAAGAAGAACTTAAACAGTAAGTTTCAACACACATCTGTTTTAATCTTTCAATTTTTCTTGTTTAGGGCAGTGGAAACTAGTATTTCTCAGGTGTTATGGTGTGTAATGGTGCGGTTCCAAAAGTATGAACGTTGTAATAATTTTAACATATGTTGTGTGTAATTGTACTTCATGGTGTTTCCTGCAGAATACAGGAGGAAAGGGATGAAAGACACAAGCTGAAAGGACGTGTTAGTCGTTTCGAACCTCTCGCGGGCACAGATGGAAGACGCTCATGTAAGTGTCTTTAAGCTGCATGACTGTTCCATGTACTAACTTGGCCTGAAATGGCGCCGTCCTTCATGCCTTGCTCCACTCACCCCCCTTTGTCCACTTTTGCCCTGAAACAAAATTTATACTGCGTTTCTGCTTCTTTTAGCGGATGGTTCTTCAAGAAGAAACCGTCCGTCCAGTGGTAATTTTGACTTAATATAGTGGCCGTGAATATCTTCATCTTGCTAAGAAAGTATGTTGTCTTGTCAGACAGCAGTAGGAAATTCTtctgtcttttctgtctctgCAGTTTTGGATGATTGTGCGCCAGGTTCCCATGATGTTGGAGACCCATCCACCACTAACTTGTATCTCGGAAACATCAATCCACAGGTGAATTTCTATCCAAACATTTATAAAG contains:
- the pcolce2b gene encoding procollagen C-endopeptidase enhancer 2b isoform X1; this encodes MLLKVITVSAALISRPSHGSLYVVVPTACASSLLPDRTNTIFIFYGLQLLELPAGTPGYFTPPFELQNTMPFMPRGENRRSACSLNPAMWRTCSIFCAWSLLFLTEVCAQSQRRPTFTCGGNITGDSGVIGSQGYPGVYPPNTKCVWRITVPEGKVVVLSFRFIDLESDNLCRYDYVDVYSGHISVQRLGRFCGTFKPGALVSTGNKMLLQMVSDANTAGSGFLAVFSAAHPHERGEQYCGGRLDKPSGTFKTPNWPEKDYPAGVTCSWHIVAPKNQIIEVKFEKFDVERDNYCRYDHVSIFNGAEINDAKRIGKYCGDSPPAPVFSDGNQLLIQFLSDLSLTADGFIGHYKFRPKKFPTTTIPPTTTTQPVTTRPIPLKYSVALCQQKCKRWGTLESNYCSSNFVITGTVITAVMRGGSMYATISIINVYKEGTLAIQQAGKTMSTKIIILCKKCPFVRRGLNYVFMGQVDEDGRGKIAPHHFVMAFKTKNQKGLNVLKNKQC
- the pcolce2b gene encoding procollagen C-endopeptidase enhancer 2b isoform X3, yielding MHILIIEQATVVLYHSTSAACASSLLPDRTNTIFIFYGLQLLELPAGTPGYFTPPFELQNTMPFMPRGENRRSACSLNPAMWRTCSIFCAWSLLFLTEVCAQSQRRPTFTCGGNITGDSGVIGSQGYPGVYPPNTKCVWRITVPEGKVVVLSFRFIDLESDNLCRYDYVDVYSGHISVQRLGRFCGTFKPGALVSTGNKMLLQMVSDANTAGSGFLAVFSAAHPHERGEQYCGGRLDKPSGTFKTPNWPEKDYPAGVTCSWHIVAPKNQIIEVKFEKFDVERDNYCRYDHVSIFNGAEINDAKRIGKYCGDSPPAPVFSDGNQLLIQFLSDLSLTADGFIGHYKFRPKKFPTTTIPPTTTTQPVTTRPIPLKYSVALCQQKCKRWGTLESNYCSSNFVITGTVITAVMRGGSMYATISIINVYKEGTLAIQQAGKTMSTKIIILCKKCPFVRRGLNYVFMGQVDEDGRGKIAPHHFVMAFKTKNQKGLNVLKNKQC
- the pcolce2b gene encoding procollagen C-endopeptidase enhancer 2b isoform X2, with translation MLTGRLSGIHGRNNTQLALHAACASSLLPDRTNTIFIFYGLQLLELPAGTPGYFTPPFELQNTMPFMPRGENRRSACSLNPAMWRTCSIFCAWSLLFLTEVCAQSQRRPTFTCGGNITGDSGVIGSQGYPGVYPPNTKCVWRITVPEGKVVVLSFRFIDLESDNLCRYDYVDVYSGHISVQRLGRFCGTFKPGALVSTGNKMLLQMVSDANTAGSGFLAVFSAAHPHERGEQYCGGRLDKPSGTFKTPNWPEKDYPAGVTCSWHIVAPKNQIIEVKFEKFDVERDNYCRYDHVSIFNGAEINDAKRIGKYCGDSPPAPVFSDGNQLLIQFLSDLSLTADGFIGHYKFRPKKFPTTTIPPTTTTQPVTTRPIPLKYSVALCQQKCKRWGTLESNYCSSNFVITGTVITAVMRGGSMYATISIINVYKEGTLAIQQAGKTMSTKIIILCKKCPFVRRGLNYVFMGQVDEDGRGKIAPHHFVMAFKTKNQKGLNVLKNKQC